The Streptomyces kanamyceticus DNA segment GCCGAAGACCATGCCGCCGAGCGGGCGGATCAGGAAGGCCGCGGCGAAGGCGCCGAAGGTGGAGAGCAGCTGGGCGGTGGGGTTGCCCGAGGGGAAGAAGACCTTGCCGAGAGTCACGGCGATGTAGCTGTAGACGCCGAAGTCGAACCACTCCATCGCGTTGCCGAGGGCGGCCGCCTTCACCGCGCGCTTGACCATCGCGGGGTCGGTGACGGTCACGTCCTGGGCTGTTCCGTTCCGGGGCCGCGGGGCTCCGGTCTCGCTGGGTGCGACGGCTGTGGCGCTCACCAAGGGTTCGCTCGCCTGCTCTCGGTCGACGACAAAGGACAGGGCCACCCACGGAAACCGGGGCGGCCCGAAAGCGACCATAGGTGCATCGGCCATCATTACGGTCGGTGGCCGGGCGACCGCGCAGGGCGGGAAAACCGCTGCTATCCAGGTCAAACGGCGTTTCCTTCGGTAGTGCGGACAAGTCGCCCTTGTGATCTATGTCGCGGAGCCAGGCGGGAACCGCACGTCAGGAACCGGACGGCCGGGTACTCGGTGGGGCGGTGGTGGAGAAAAGCCGATAGAAAACGGTATGGCCGTCAGGTGAAACGGCGGCGACGAGCGTCTCACCACAGGGGCGAGCGCGACTGCGCACGAGCACTGCTGCGCACCAGTACAACTTCACACCAGCACGGCTTCGCACGAGCACGACTGCGCACAAGTGCAACTTCGCACCAGCACGACTTCCCGGGCCCCTTTCGGGCCCGCGGGAAGGCAGGACCGCAGACATGACACATCTGACGGGAGGGCCGAGAGCGCGTGGTGAACAGGGAGCACAGGGGACCCGGCGGTGCTTTGGGGGCCCGGCCGCCCGACGGCCCTCAGGCGCGGATCGGCGCGATCCGCATCGCCCTCTGGCTGATCGCCGCGCTCCTCGCGGCCCGGCAGGCGGCCGCCGTGCTGCTTACGCCGAGGACCGAGCGCTTCACCGATCTGGAGACCTGGATCGGCCCGGAGGGCGTCCTGCACGTGAAGGGCTCGCTCTACGACGCGGACAAGTTCACCGGGACGCCGTTCTTCGGTCTGGTCCTCAAACCCCTGGCCCGTTCCGCCGAGCAGGCGCTCGGCTGGGGCTGGACGTTCGGCACGCTCGGCCTGGTCGTGGTCATCGGGCTGCTCGCGGCCCGCGCCCTGCCGCAGCCGGTGTCACGGCGCACCGCGCTGCTCGCCGCGCCCGTGGCGATCAGTCTCCTGATCCTCTCGCTGCCGGTCCGCAACGCCCTCTACCTCGGCCAGACCAGCATCATCCCGGTGCTGCTCGTCCTGCTGGGACTCTTCGCGGTCCGCGGTGAACGGGCCAGTGGTGTCCTGATCGGCGTGGGCGCGGCCCTGCAGCCCACGATCCTGCTCTTCGCCGGGCTGCTCTGGTTCACCGGACGCAAGCGCGCCGCCGCCTCCACCGGGCTCACCTTCGCCGCCTGCACCGCGCTGGCCTGGGCCGTCCTGCCGCACGACTCCTGGACGTACTGGGTCCACCACCTGGCGGGCGCGGGACTCGGCGCGAACCCGGACGCCAACGCCAACCAGTCGCTGCACGGCATGCTGCTCCGGTTCGGCATCAGGGGCCCCTTGGAGACGGGGCTCTTCCTGGGGCTCGGCGCGGCCGTCGTCTTCCTCGGCGTGCGCCGCGCGGTGCGCTACGCGAAGGACGGGCAGCTCCTCCTCGCCACCGCGGTCACCGGCTGCGTGGCCGTCGTGGTGTCGCCGACGACCTGGCAGCACCAGCTCCTGTGGGTGCTCTTCGCGGTGGTCGGCAGGGCGGGCAAGAAGCAGTCCGACCGGTACGTGTGGCCGGTGGCCGTCGTTCTGGTGTCGACGCTGCCCGCCAAGATGATGCTGCCGAACGTACCGGCCAGCGAGCCGGTCAGGGACAACGTGGTCCTGGTCGCGGCGCTCGCCGCCGCCGTCGTGGTGCCGTTCCTGTCCCGTACGCATCCGCGGTACCGGAGCCCGACCCCCACCGACTACGCGGCGCCCCTCCCCGCCCGCTGGCAGTGGGTGCCGCTCGTCCCGTTCTGGCGGCGCGTCCTGACCCGTCCGAACCTGCTCCTCGAACTGCTCCTGATCCGCGTCGGCTACTCCGCGTACCAGCAGGTCAGGCTGGCCGCGACGGGCGGCACCATCTCCGGGGGCCGGGCCACCGCCGAGCGGCACGGCGAACAGGTGTACGCGATCGAGCAGTTCCTGCACATCGACGTCGAGCACTGGTTCAACCACCTCACGGCGCGGACCGGTTGGCTCGAGGACTTCCTCAACTTCTACTACACGTCGTTCCACTTCGTGGTGCCGCTGACCGTCCTCGCCGTCCTGTACGCGCGCAGGCCCGCCGAGTACCGCTGGGCGCGCTCCGCGCTCGGCTTCGCGACGGTCCTCGCCCTCATCGGCTTCTGGGCCTACCCGCTGGCCCCGCCGCGCCTGATGCCGGAGCTCGGCTTCATCGACACGGTGCACGGCGTCCAGGACTTCACCCAGCCGAACTACGGCACGCTGACCGACCTCACCAACCAGTACGCGGCGATGCCCTCGCTGCACTTCGGCTGGTCCCTGTGGTGCGGTCTGGTCATCGCGATCGTCGCGCCGAAGTGGTGGATGAAGGCGCTCGGCCTGCTGCACCCGTTCTTCACGGTCTGCGCGATCGTGGGCACCGGCAACCACTGGGTGCTCGACGCGGTGGGCGGCGCGGCCGTGGTGGGCGCGGGCTTCGGCCTGACGTATCTGCTCCAGGGACCCAGGGTGCGACAGCCACTCAAGGCGGTGCCCGCCACCGATCCCGCGACCGATCCCGCGACCGATCCCGCGACCGATCCCGCCACCGTTCCCGCTACCGG contains these protein-coding regions:
- a CDS encoding bifunctional glycosyltransferase 87/phosphatase PAP2 family protein, producing MVNREHRGPGGALGARPPDGPQARIGAIRIALWLIAALLAARQAAAVLLTPRTERFTDLETWIGPEGVLHVKGSLYDADKFTGTPFFGLVLKPLARSAEQALGWGWTFGTLGLVVVIGLLAARALPQPVSRRTALLAAPVAISLLILSLPVRNALYLGQTSIIPVLLVLLGLFAVRGERASGVLIGVGAALQPTILLFAGLLWFTGRKRAAASTGLTFAACTALAWAVLPHDSWTYWVHHLAGAGLGANPDANANQSLHGMLLRFGIRGPLETGLFLGLGAAVVFLGVRRAVRYAKDGQLLLATAVTGCVAVVVSPTTWQHQLLWVLFAVVGRAGKKQSDRYVWPVAVVLVSTLPAKMMLPNVPASEPVRDNVVLVAALAAAVVVPFLSRTHPRYRSPTPTDYAAPLPARWQWVPLVPFWRRVLTRPNLLLELLLIRVGYSAYQQVRLAATGGTISGGRATAERHGEQVYAIEQFLHIDVEHWFNHLTARTGWLEDFLNFYYTSFHFVVPLTVLAVLYARRPAEYRWARSALGFATVLALIGFWAYPLAPPRLMPELGFIDTVHGVQDFTQPNYGTLTDLTNQYAAMPSLHFGWSLWCGLVIAIVAPKWWMKALGLLHPFFTVCAIVGTGNHWVLDAVGGAAVVGAGFGLTYLLQGPRVRQPLKAVPATDPATDPATDPATDPATVPATGTSRDDPAKDRTPS